Genomic window (bacterium):
TACGGTCCATCAAGCCTTCGCGTTCTGCGATGCCGCCGCCCCGCGGCCCGTACATGCCGACGGCATGAACTTCATCGAGATAGGTCATCGCACCATATTGATCAGCAAGGTCGCAAATCGCCTTGATTGGCCCAATATCGCCATCCATTGAATAAACGGATTCAAATGCAATCAGTTTTGGCCGCTCAGGATCAAGGGTCTTGAGAATGCGCTCGAGATCCGCGACATCATTATGTTTAAAAATATGGCGCTCCGCCCGGCTGTGCTTAATACCTTCGATCATGGATGCATGATTACCGGCATCGGAAAGAATGATGCAGTTCGGAATAAGAGCACCAAGGGTACCCAAGGCTGCCCAATTAGAAACATAGCCGGATGTAAAAAGAAGCGCACTTTCCTTGCCGTGCAAATCAGCAAGTTCACTTTCAAGCTCAACATGAAAACGGTTTGTGCCTGATATATTACGAGTACCGCCCGCACCCGCTCCACAGAGGTCGATCGTATCATGCATCGCCTTCAGAACGTGTCGATTTTGTCCCATCCCAAGATAATCATTCGAACACCACACGCGAATACCATTTTCACCCCTATCCGATCGATGAATAGCCGAAGGAAATTGCCCGGCCTTACGCTCAATATTAGCGAAAACGCGGTAGCGTCCGTCATTGCGGAGAGTATCAAGTTCATTTTTGAAAAAAGCTTCGTAATTCATCTCAATGATCCTGGATAATTATCAATTTAGCAGCATGGTGCATCGGT
Coding sequences:
- the hemA gene encoding 5-aminolevulinate synthase; the encoded protein is MNYEAFFKNELDTLRNDGRYRVFANIERKAGQFPSAIHRSDRGENGIRVWCSNDYLGMGQNRHVLKAMHDTIDLCGAGAGGTRNISGTNRFHVELESELADLHGKESALLFTSGYVSNWAALGTLGALIPNCIILSDAGNHASMIEGIKHSRAERHIFKHNDVADLERILKTLDPERPKLIAFESVYSMDGDIGPIKAICDLADQYGAMTYLDEVHAVGMYGPRGGGIAEREGLMDRITVIEGTLGKAIGVVGGYIAASAALCDFVRSFASGFIFTTALPPAVAAAAAASIRHLKTSSEERIGQRDRVQRLRMKLDAAGVPYMRNESHIVPVMVGDAKKCKWISDLLMDRYGIYIQPINYPTVPRGTERLRITPTPLHSDADIDHLVSALSELWSHCALNRAVA